One Sporomusaceae bacterium ACPt DNA window includes the following coding sequences:
- a CDS encoding IS200/IS605 family transposase ISCth10 encodes MDDTKSLAHSKWRCKYHIVFAPKYRRQVIYGKIKADIGAILRKLCEYKGVEILEANACPDHIHMLVSIPPKISVASFVGYLKGKSSLMIFDKHANLKYKYGNRHFWCKGYYVDTVGRNKEAIAKYIREQLQEDIIADQLSLKELTDPFTGEPVKKS; translated from the coding sequence ATGGATGATACTAAGAGTTTAGCACATAGTAAATGGCGGTGCAAATATCATATCGTGTTTGCACCAAAATATCGGCGACAGGTGATATACGGAAAAATAAAAGCGGATATAGGTGCGATTCTAAGGAAGCTATGTGAGTACAAAGGAGTAGAGATTCTAGAAGCCAACGCTTGCCCCGATCATATCCACATGCTAGTAAGTATACCACCGAAAATCAGTGTGGCGTCTTTTGTGGGGTACTTAAAAGGGAAAAGTTCGTTGATGATATTTGATAAACATGCGAATTTGAAATATAAGTACGGGAACAGGCATTTTTGGTGCAAAGGATATTATGTGGATACGGTAGGACGAAATAAAGAGGCAATAGCAAAATATATCCGAGAGCAATTACAAGAAGATATAATTGCCGACCAATTAAGTTTAAAGGAATTGACAGACCCGTTTACGGGTGAGCCAGTAAAAAAGTCATAA